One region of Collinsella aerofaciens ATCC 25986 genomic DNA includes:
- a CDS encoding ABC transporter ATP-binding protein: MTDIVHVENLVKRYDDLIALDHFNLHIAPGEIFGLLGPNGSGKTTSINCILQLLTYDKGTIELFGEPMTPTRYDLKRRIGVVPQQVAVFDELTVRENIDYFCSLYVNDRKCRRALVDEAIDFVGLGDFTKFRPGKLSGGLARRLNIACGIAHKPELIFFDEPTVAVDPQSRNAILEGICRLRDEGATVVYTSHCMEEVEQICSRIMIMDGGRVLAQGTNDELKRMIQMGERVTVEVGDVETATVERLRALEHVLSVELSGGELVCTCEASPHNLVDILDTLRAADVALGRVWSEPPTLNGVFLEITGRELRD, encoded by the coding sequence ATGACTGACATCGTCCACGTCGAAAACCTCGTCAAGCGCTACGACGATCTTATTGCGCTCGACCACTTTAACCTGCATATCGCCCCTGGCGAGATCTTTGGTCTGCTCGGCCCCAACGGCTCAGGCAAGACCACGTCCATCAACTGCATCCTGCAGCTGCTCACCTACGACAAGGGCACCATCGAGCTGTTCGGCGAGCCCATGACGCCCACCCGCTACGACCTCAAGCGACGCATCGGCGTAGTGCCGCAGCAGGTGGCGGTGTTCGACGAGCTCACTGTGCGCGAGAACATCGACTATTTCTGTAGTCTGTACGTCAACGACCGCAAGTGCCGCCGCGCGCTCGTGGACGAGGCGATCGACTTTGTCGGCCTGGGCGACTTTACCAAGTTTCGCCCCGGCAAGCTCTCGGGCGGCCTGGCGCGCCGCCTCAACATTGCCTGCGGCATCGCGCACAAGCCCGAGCTCATCTTTTTTGACGAGCCCACGGTGGCGGTCGACCCGCAGAGCCGTAACGCCATCCTAGAGGGCATCTGCCGTCTGCGCGACGAGGGCGCCACGGTGGTGTATACCAGCCATTGCATGGAGGAAGTCGAGCAGATCTGCAGCCGCATCATGATCATGGACGGCGGGCGCGTACTGGCGCAGGGCACCAACGACGAGCTCAAGCGCATGATTCAGATGGGCGAGCGCGTGACCGTCGAGGTCGGCGACGTCGAGACCGCCACGGTCGAGCGACTGCGCGCCCTCGAGCACGTGCTCAGCGTTGAGCTGTCCGGCGGCGAGCTCGTCTGCACCTGCGAAGCGAGTCCGCACAATTTGGTCGACATTCTCGACACGCTGCGCGCCGCCGACGTGGCGCTAGGCCGCGTGTGGAGTGAGCCGCCGACCCTCAACGGCGTGTTCCTCGAGATCACCGGCCGCGAGCTGCGCGACTAG
- a CDS encoding Spy0128 family protein, producing MSKYTRGLLAVILAVVLVLPAAAFAMLPEANARSSTGMDGPTMTGKVVDPDTSNYWKFWAGGYNGKEVTTQNVGRIWTDKTVKAVESGDSDFLTTLSAISSTSDTTISGKPLDIVMVLDASGSMDDPMGTGDNTKRIDALKTAANTFIDAIAAQNQSITDASKQHRVAIVKFAGKKKTDKVGNDTYRDGRYTYNYSQTMKNLTSCKGKDADSLKDTVGNINPAGSTQADYGLELAENITINSGRADAKKIVVFFTDGSPTSSSGFQASVADSAIASAKSLKANGADIYTIGIFSGANPSADPTAEGTSKVNKFMHAVSSNYPGATSSISFWGEWVIDYGTRAENSDYYKSATSASELEKIFEEISGSIIQTGYPTEVHSGYGEHKSGYITFTDELGDFMQVDNFTSVVYGGETFEKPSKKPEGNVDTYTFSGAAANLVITVQHAEEGKPQNGDIVTVKIPASLIPLRHFKITDGVLTVDNTEPIQVNYTSSVKKEALDNLFTPKNVKGLEDYIKSNTTTAENGSKTVNFYTNKWNAGALGDTIANFEPADTNRYYYFQKQTPIYTDKNCTTPATGSLPVGSKYYYKDEFEALGADGKAESRTAVIEFAGEDAANFEGAVVRDASGNLSFSKGTARLAFIDELHTTKESVGGNLTGTVTDVLNPKWNNNATEVDVHLGNNGKISFAYNMTPATVDTKADFGLTKVLVGRDWTDEDKFEFRLTSEGNAPMPESATAPVAVSVTNADLDKGKAAINFGTIEYTEPGTYVYKVIETNAGTTVDGIAYSKNVAEITVTVTPNKKGELSAEVKVTSGKVMFENAYATNPVESSVTDKIDVTKVLTGRDLTAGEFSFELREVKGEDSELIETVENAADGKVTFSPIEYTEIGQHTYTLHEVKGNAGGIDYDNTVYTIVTTISDNSKGQLVATHELKGDEDVKSIEFKNAYNLTPKRFSVTDKITATKVLDGRDLKDGEFNFELVEGDDVVATGTNDAEGNITMSAIEYTAAGEHTYTLREVNGGTASNGISYDGKTYTIVTTITDNSDGTLKAEHVLKDAKVAEFKNAYNLTPTDSSVTDRIKASKSLTGRDLKEGEFSFELVEGDKVVATGKNAADGTVVMDKITYDKPGKHTYTLREVRGNVGGITYDAATYTIETVVKDNGDGTLGVEHKLKGADEAKFTNSYKPGSKDSSVTDLIKATKSLTGRDLRAGEFRFELVEGNSVVATGTNNADGKIVMDSVTYTAAGEHTYTLRETKAGTTENGITYSTAEYTIVTIVKDNGDGTLSVEHKLQNDEKATFENAYNVTPKDSSVTDKIKATKYLTGRDMTEGEFSFELVEGNEVVARGTNATDGKITMSEITYNEPGKHTYTLREVPGDAGNGITYDGKTYTIETTITDKGDGTLEAKHVLKGDDEAKFSNSYKPNPGEFSVTDQITATKVLDGRELAAGEFSFELVEGNDVVATGTNAADGKITMSAVKYTEAGEHTYTLREVNGGTTSKGITYSTAEYTIETTITDNGDGTLEAKHVLKGDEPAEFKNTYSVIPLDAELDFDLSKAIDGRDWTDADKFSFTITAAEGTPLPDPATVTVGTHDAKDGIAAIKFGKIRYTAAGTYKYEIRENAGNAAGMTYDEHAATAEVTVTEDGEGKLIANVTKKENGRFTNTYRTELNYTAAGGLKLSKSLSGRPMTEGQFTFTVTPAEEASANALGLLPGANNFKSPATAEATVGLIDILAGHEVKFTQADAGKTFTYTVAEKNDGKPGYTYDDAVRTVTIAVADDGAGTLTATTTVSGGPEGMHTTVHKSGENKVESALVPFRNSYSATTDTHGGTVAQVVATKTLAGRPMVDGEFYFGIAYAGETEAIDGMCVTNLNGQVSFGTLHYTTEMLADLVNAGRAIRTDTDAKLAWTINYTAFEYTSPLAAKGITAATPSFSFKVIVVDNGDGTLTATPVYDGVEPLFENVYGAEAVDAALTGTKKLQAAEGLTPADITGKFTFTVTADEAGAPMPERTTATNDAAGNVDFGKIHFTLEDLNRALGVTNDASDDASNDAEANADEVEVDADAADTDESNDESEPAASTAPRSHTFTYTVTESGSAPGVTNDANATRKVSYTVTDDGTGYLGVVREGGDGAGFTFTNTYGVAPTDSSVTDQVKTVKRLTGRDLAAGEFTFELLEDGVVVASGTNDVDGNVALSPIRYEAPGTHTYTLREACPNALGLYKGVTYDGATYTVVTTVSDNGDGTLTATHKLEGTTESAGFTNKYHAMPTQVSIGAIKVLEGRELKKDEFSFKLVGEDVESTVTNDADGKINFDKLEYDEPGTYVYTISEVKGDEAGMNYDKSVFTATVNVVDDGEGNLKANVAFAKGDKSVEGIVFNNTYKKPETPVPAPDPGTPKTVTNIVKTVKGFLPTTGDQQAAALLMAFVIAMAGVGALVWGIRKC from the coding sequence ATGAGTAAGTACACGAGGGGTCTCTTGGCGGTGATACTTGCCGTAGTGCTTGTGTTGCCGGCTGCAGCATTTGCCATGCTGCCCGAGGCCAACGCCAGGTCCAGCACCGGAATGGACGGACCGACAATGACCGGAAAGGTCGTCGACCCCGACACCAGCAACTACTGGAAGTTCTGGGCCGGCGGCTATAACGGAAAGGAAGTAACAACTCAAAACGTCGGCCGAATCTGGACCGACAAGACGGTCAAGGCAGTCGAGAGCGGGGATTCGGATTTCCTGACCACGCTGTCTGCCATCTCTTCGACATCCGATACGACGATTTCCGGCAAGCCGCTCGACATCGTGATGGTGCTGGATGCTTCTGGCTCGATGGACGACCCTATGGGCACGGGCGACAACACAAAGCGCATCGATGCGCTAAAGACGGCCGCCAATACCTTTATTGACGCCATCGCCGCGCAAAACCAAAGCATTACAGATGCGTCCAAGCAGCATCGGGTTGCCATCGTAAAGTTTGCGGGCAAGAAGAAGACTGATAAGGTCGGCAACGACACTTATCGTGATGGACGGTACACCTACAACTACTCGCAGACCATGAAGAACCTGACGTCCTGCAAGGGCAAGGATGCGGATAGCCTCAAGGACACGGTTGGCAACATCAATCCTGCCGGTTCCACGCAAGCCGACTATGGTCTGGAGCTGGCCGAGAACATTACTATTAATTCTGGTCGTGCAGATGCCAAGAAGATTGTTGTGTTCTTTACCGATGGCTCACCTACGAGTTCAAGTGGATTCCAGGCAAGTGTTGCCGATAGCGCCATCGCTAGCGCCAAGAGCCTCAAAGCTAATGGTGCCGACATTTATACTATTGGCATCTTTAGCGGAGCAAATCCCAGCGCCGACCCCACAGCTGAAGGCACGAGCAAAGTGAACAAGTTCATGCATGCTGTGTCGAGCAACTATCCTGGTGCCACGTCAAGCATCTCTTTCTGGGGCGAGTGGGTCATCGACTATGGCACGCGTGCGGAAAACTCCGACTACTACAAGTCGGCAACCAGCGCCTCTGAGCTCGAGAAAATCTTCGAAGAGATCTCGGGAAGCATTATCCAAACTGGTTACCCGACAGAAGTTCACAGCGGTTATGGCGAGCATAAGTCCGGCTACATCACGTTTACCGATGAGCTGGGCGACTTTATGCAGGTCGACAACTTTACGTCCGTCGTGTATGGCGGCGAGACGTTTGAAAAACCGTCAAAGAAGCCCGAGGGTAACGTCGACACCTACACATTTTCTGGTGCCGCTGCGAACCTGGTCATCACCGTTCAGCATGCCGAAGAGGGCAAGCCCCAGAACGGCGATATCGTGACGGTCAAGATCCCCGCGTCGCTGATTCCGCTGCGCCACTTTAAGATCACCGATGGTGTTCTTACGGTCGACAATACTGAGCCCATCCAGGTGAACTACACCTCGAGCGTTAAGAAAGAAGCGCTCGATAACCTCTTTACGCCCAAGAACGTAAAGGGGCTCGAGGACTACATCAAGAGCAATACGACCACCGCGGAGAACGGTTCCAAGACCGTTAACTTCTACACGAACAAGTGGAACGCTGGCGCGCTGGGCGATACGATCGCGAACTTTGAGCCTGCCGACACCAACCGCTATTACTATTTCCAGAAGCAGACCCCCATTTACACGGATAAGAACTGCACGACGCCTGCAACGGGTTCGCTGCCTGTCGGCAGCAAGTATTACTACAAGGATGAGTTTGAGGCGCTGGGCGCAGACGGAAAGGCCGAATCCCGTACTGCTGTTATTGAGTTTGCCGGTGAAGACGCTGCGAACTTTGAGGGCGCCGTCGTGCGCGACGCGAGTGGAAACCTGTCGTTTAGCAAGGGGACCGCACGTCTGGCCTTTATTGATGAGCTCCACACCACCAAGGAGAGCGTGGGCGGTAACCTCACCGGCACCGTGACCGACGTGCTCAACCCCAAGTGGAACAACAACGCCACGGAGGTTGACGTTCACCTGGGTAACAACGGCAAGATTAGCTTTGCGTACAACATGACGCCGGCGACGGTGGATACCAAGGCAGACTTTGGCCTGACCAAGGTGCTCGTGGGCCGCGACTGGACGGATGAGGACAAGTTTGAGTTTAGGCTGACGTCCGAGGGCAACGCCCCGATGCCCGAGTCCGCGACTGCGCCCGTGGCTGTGTCCGTGACCAATGCTGACCTGGACAAGGGCAAGGCTGCCATTAACTTCGGCACGATCGAATACACCGAACCCGGTACGTATGTCTACAAGGTTATCGAGACGAACGCCGGGACCACGGTCGACGGCATCGCCTACAGCAAGAATGTTGCGGAAATCACCGTGACGGTGACGCCCAACAAGAAAGGTGAGCTCAGCGCTGAGGTGAAGGTGACCTCGGGCAAGGTCATGTTCGAAAACGCTTACGCTACGAATCCTGTTGAGTCCAGCGTTACCGACAAGATTGACGTAACCAAGGTCCTGACCGGGCGCGACCTTACAGCCGGCGAGTTCAGCTTTGAGCTGCGCGAGGTTAAGGGCGAGGACTCCGAGCTTATCGAGACCGTTGAGAACGCTGCCGACGGTAAGGTGACGTTCAGCCCCATTGAGTACACCGAGATCGGCCAGCACACCTACACGCTGCATGAAGTTAAGGGCAACGCCGGTGGTATTGACTACGACAACACGGTTTACACCATCGTGACGACCATCAGCGATAACAGCAAGGGCCAGCTGGTGGCTACGCACGAGCTGAAGGGCGACGAGGACGTCAAGAGTATCGAGTTCAAGAACGCTTACAATCTGACTCCCAAGCGCTTCAGCGTCACCGATAAGATCACCGCGACCAAGGTCCTGGACGGCCGCGACCTCAAGGACGGCGAGTTCAACTTCGAGCTCGTCGAGGGCGACGATGTTGTCGCCACCGGCACCAATGACGCCGAGGGCAACATCACGATGAGTGCCATCGAGTACACCGCGGCCGGCGAGCACACCTACACGTTGCGCGAGGTCAACGGCGGAACCGCCAGCAACGGTATATCTTACGACGGCAAGACCTATACCATCGTGACCACCATCACCGATAACAGCGACGGCACCCTCAAGGCCGAGCATGTCCTGAAGGACGCCAAGGTTGCCGAGTTCAAGAACGCCTACAACCTGACGCCTACGGACTCCAGCGTCACCGACCGGATCAAGGCGAGCAAGTCCCTGACCGGGCGCGACCTCAAGGAAGGCGAGTTCTCCTTCGAGCTCGTCGAGGGCGACAAGGTCGTCGCCACCGGCAAGAACGCCGCTGACGGCACGGTTGTCATGGACAAAATCACTTACGACAAGCCCGGCAAGCACACCTACACGCTGCGCGAGGTCAGGGGCAACGTCGGTGGTATCACCTACGATGCCGCGACCTACACCATCGAGACCGTCGTCAAGGACAACGGCGACGGCACGCTCGGTGTAGAGCACAAGCTGAAGGGCGCCGACGAGGCGAAGTTCACCAACTCCTACAAGCCTGGCTCCAAGGACTCCAGCGTCACCGACCTGATCAAGGCGACCAAGTCACTGACCGGGCGCGACCTCAGGGCTGGCGAGTTCCGTTTCGAGCTCGTGGAGGGCAATAGCGTGGTCGCCACCGGCACCAACAATGCTGACGGCAAGATCGTGATGGATTCCGTCACCTACACCGCGGCTGGCGAGCACACTTACACGCTGCGCGAGACCAAGGCCGGCACCACCGAAAACGGCATTACTTACAGCACCGCTGAGTACACCATCGTGACCATCGTCAAGGACAACGGAGACGGCACCCTCAGCGTGGAGCACAAGCTGCAGAACGACGAGAAGGCGACCTTTGAGAACGCCTATAACGTGACGCCCAAGGATTCCAGCGTTACCGACAAGATCAAGGCGACCAAGTACCTGACCGGGCGCGACATGACTGAGGGCGAGTTCTCCTTCGAGCTCGTCGAGGGCAACGAGGTTGTCGCTAGGGGCACCAACGCTACCGACGGCAAGATTACGATGAGCGAGATCACCTACAACGAGCCCGGCAAGCACACCTACACGCTGCGCGAGGTCCCGGGCGACGCCGGCAACGGCATCACCTACGATGGCAAGACCTACACCATCGAGACGACCATCACCGACAAGGGCGACGGCACGCTCGAGGCGAAGCATGTCCTGAAGGGCGACGACGAGGCGAAGTTCAGCAACAGCTACAAGCCGAATCCTGGTGAGTTCAGCGTCACCGACCAGATCACCGCGACCAAGGTTCTGGACGGCCGCGAGCTTGCTGCCGGCGAGTTCTCCTTCGAGCTCGTCGAGGGTAACGATGTCGTCGCCACCGGCACCAACGCTGCCGACGGCAAGATCACGATGAGCGCCGTGAAGTACACCGAGGCTGGCGAGCACACTTACACGCTGCGCGAGGTCAACGGCGGAACCACCAGCAAGGGCATCACTTACAGCACCGCCGAATACACCATCGAGACCACCATTACCGACAACGGCGACGGCACGCTCGAGGCGAAGCATGTCCTGAAGGGCGACGAACCCGCCGAGTTCAAGAATACCTACAGTGTGATCCCGCTCGATGCAGAGCTCGACTTTGACCTGAGCAAGGCCATTGACGGCCGCGACTGGACGGATGCGGACAAGTTCAGCTTTACCATCACTGCCGCCGAGGGCACCCCGCTGCCCGATCCCGCAACCGTAACCGTGGGCACGCACGACGCGAAGGACGGTATCGCCGCCATCAAGTTCGGCAAGATCCGCTACACGGCTGCCGGAACCTATAAGTACGAGATCCGCGAGAACGCGGGCAACGCGGCCGGCATGACGTATGACGAGCACGCCGCGACCGCCGAGGTGACCGTGACTGAGGACGGCGAGGGCAAGCTGATCGCCAATGTCACCAAGAAGGAAAACGGACGCTTCACCAACACGTACCGCACTGAGCTTAACTACACCGCGGCCGGCGGCCTCAAGCTCAGCAAGAGCCTCTCCGGACGTCCCATGACTGAGGGTCAGTTCACCTTTACCGTGACGCCCGCCGAAGAGGCTTCGGCCAACGCGCTTGGCCTGCTGCCCGGAGCCAACAACTTCAAGTCCCCTGCAACGGCAGAGGCGACGGTCGGTCTGATTGACATTCTGGCTGGCCATGAGGTCAAGTTTACGCAGGCCGACGCCGGCAAGACCTTCACGTACACCGTAGCCGAGAAGAATGACGGCAAGCCCGGTTACACCTACGACGACGCCGTGCGTACCGTGACGATCGCAGTCGCCGATGACGGTGCCGGTACGCTTACCGCCACGACGACCGTCTCCGGCGGTCCCGAGGGTATGCATACGACGGTCCACAAGAGCGGTGAGAACAAGGTCGAGAGTGCCCTGGTCCCGTTCCGCAATAGCTACAGCGCTACGACCGACACGCATGGTGGCACCGTCGCTCAGGTCGTCGCCACCAAGACCCTGGCCGGTCGTCCGATGGTCGACGGCGAGTTCTACTTTGGTATCGCCTATGCAGGTGAGACAGAAGCCATCGATGGCATGTGCGTTACCAACCTTAACGGCCAGGTGAGTTTTGGCACGCTGCATTACACCACTGAGATGCTCGCCGATCTGGTAAACGCCGGCCGCGCCATCCGCACCGACACGGATGCCAAGCTTGCGTGGACCATCAACTACACGGCTTTCGAGTACACATCCCCGCTCGCGGCCAAGGGCATCACGGCCGCAACGCCGAGCTTTAGCTTTAAGGTTATCGTCGTCGACAACGGTGACGGTACCCTGACGGCGACGCCCGTCTATGACGGCGTCGAGCCCCTGTTCGAAAACGTCTACGGCGCCGAGGCCGTGGATGCCGCACTCACCGGCACCAAGAAGCTCCAGGCTGCCGAGGGTCTGACCCCGGCTGACATCACGGGCAAGTTCACCTTTACCGTGACCGCTGACGAGGCTGGCGCCCCGATGCCCGAGCGCACGACCGCAACCAACGACGCGGCCGGCAACGTGGACTTTGGCAAGATCCACTTTACGCTTGAGGACCTCAACCGCGCCCTGGGCGTGACGAACGATGCTTCTGACGACGCATCGAACGACGCCGAGGCTAACGCCGACGAGGTCGAGGTTGACGCCGACGCTGCTGACACCGACGAGTCCAACGACGAGTCCGAGCCCGCAGCCTCCACCGCTCCGCGCTCGCACACCTTTACCTACACGGTGACCGAGTCCGGTAGCGCCCCTGGCGTGACCAACGACGCCAACGCCACGCGCAAGGTTTCCTACACCGTGACTGACGACGGTACCGGATACCTGGGTGTCGTGCGCGAAGGCGGCGACGGTGCAGGCTTCACGTTCACCAACACCTACGGCGTGGCGCCTACCGATTCTTCCGTGACCGATCAGGTCAAGACGGTCAAGCGTCTGACCGGACGCGACCTTGCAGCTGGCGAGTTCACGTTTGAGCTGCTCGAGGACGGCGTGGTCGTCGCGAGCGGCACCAATGACGTCGACGGTAACGTTGCGCTGAGCCCGATCCGCTACGAGGCGCCCGGCACGCACACGTACACGCTGCGCGAGGCTTGCCCCAACGCGCTCGGCCTGTACAAGGGCGTCACCTATGACGGCGCGACCTACACCGTCGTGACCACCGTCTCCGACAACGGTGACGGTACGCTGACCGCGACGCACAAGCTCGAGGGAACCACCGAGTCGGCTGGCTTTACCAACAAGTATCACGCCATGCCTACCCAGGTCTCCATCGGTGCCATCAAGGTGCTCGAGGGACGCGAGCTCAAGAAGGACGAGTTTAGCTTTAAGCTCGTTGGCGAGGACGTCGAGTCCACCGTTACCAACGACGCCGACGGCAAGATCAACTTCGACAAGCTCGAGTACGACGAGCCCGGTACGTACGTCTACACCATCAGCGAGGTCAAGGGCGACGAGGCTGGTATGAACTACGACAAGTCCGTCTTTACCGCGACCGTCAACGTGGTCGATGACGGCGAGGGCAACCTCAAGGCGAACGTCGCCTTTGCCAAGGGCGACAAGAGCGTCGAGGGTATCGTGTTCAACAACACGTACAAGAAGCCCGAGACGCCCGTGCCGGCGCCCGATCCCGGCACGCCCAAGACGGTGACGAACATCGTCAAGACGGTCAAGGGCTTCCTGCCTACTACGGGCGACCAGCAGGCTGCCGCACTGCTCATGGCGTTTGTTATCGCCATGGCCGGCGTCGGAGCCCTAGTCTGGGGTATCCGTAAGTGCTAG
- a CDS encoding response regulator produces MRLIVVDDDRLVVDSLKIILGAQPQIEVVGTGANGDDAVTLYAEHAPDIALLDIQMPGRDGLSAAREILERDPSARVVFLTTFSDDEYIVSALKLGARGYLIKTDVAAIPPALAQVMDGKRILEGKAIEDIDFDGTGVEAGTPRRPAAFASLTDREFEVAELIARGLDNKEIAATAYMGEGTVRNHISSILAKMGLRNRTQIAIAYLRG; encoded by the coding sequence ATGAGGCTCATCGTTGTCGACGACGACCGCCTGGTGGTCGATTCGCTCAAGATTATCCTGGGCGCCCAGCCGCAGATCGAGGTGGTGGGCACCGGCGCCAATGGCGACGATGCGGTGACGCTCTACGCCGAACACGCGCCCGATATCGCACTGCTCGACATTCAGATGCCGGGGCGTGACGGACTTTCGGCGGCACGCGAGATCCTTGAGCGCGACCCTTCGGCGCGCGTGGTGTTTCTGACGACATTCTCGGATGACGAGTACATTGTGTCGGCGCTCAAACTGGGTGCCCGCGGCTACCTGATCAAGACCGATGTCGCCGCCATTCCGCCGGCGTTGGCGCAGGTCATGGACGGTAAACGCATACTCGAGGGCAAGGCGATCGAGGACATCGACTTTGACGGAACGGGCGTCGAAGCGGGCACGCCCCGCCGGCCCGCAGCCTTCGCCAGCCTGACCGACCGCGAGTTCGAAGTCGCCGAGCTCATCGCCCGCGGCCTCGACAACAAGGAGATCGCCGCCACCGCCTACATGGGCGAAGGCACCGTGCGCAACCACATCAGCTCGATCCTTGCCAAAATGGGCCTACGCAACCGCACACAGATCGCCATTGCCTACCTGCGAGGGTAA
- a CDS encoding sensor histidine kinase — MNRLFDKSIVLACCIAAAMGLAVDARLVAAFCLGVIATSLAEVAQGERTRRVSETASYAYIIAAVFVPPFVPFAPLALYDIARRVRREHVWPALGVATIFAFVLAADFRAGMLPARALLLTAILSVAATLLSLRTAQLEREQQRMRRTRDELQERALALEARNRDLADRQDYEVELATLAERARIAREIHDNVGHQLTRASLQAEALRVVHADEPGVAADFADVKRTVDEALQLVRTSVHALNDNAVDLSVQLERIVEGARSDGGPQIELEVMAEHAPANVANCFAAVLREALSNTMRHACAQTVTVRCMEHPSFYQLIVTDDGAGGVQASGRGAAAGMGLASMRERIEALGGTFTAGPRAGAGGWRVFATVPKQQGDEDR, encoded by the coding sequence ATGAACAGGCTTTTCGACAAATCGATCGTGCTGGCGTGCTGCATTGCGGCCGCTATGGGCCTTGCTGTGGACGCGCGCCTGGTCGCGGCGTTTTGCCTTGGCGTTATCGCCACCTCGCTGGCCGAGGTCGCACAGGGAGAACGCACGCGCCGTGTAAGCGAGACCGCGAGTTACGCTTACATCATCGCGGCTGTCTTCGTGCCGCCGTTTGTGCCGTTTGCGCCCCTCGCCCTCTATGACATTGCGCGGCGGGTGCGCCGTGAGCATGTCTGGCCTGCGCTGGGTGTGGCCACCATTTTTGCCTTCGTACTCGCTGCGGATTTCCGCGCCGGCATGCTTCCCGCCCGAGCGCTCCTGCTGACCGCTATCCTTTCAGTTGCCGCCACCTTGCTATCGCTACGTACCGCCCAGTTAGAGCGCGAGCAGCAGCGCATGCGCCGTACCCGCGATGAGCTGCAGGAACGAGCCCTCGCGCTCGAGGCGCGCAACCGCGATCTAGCTGACCGCCAGGACTACGAAGTCGAGCTCGCGACGCTCGCCGAACGCGCCCGCATCGCGCGCGAGATCCACGACAATGTGGGCCACCAGCTCACGCGCGCCTCGCTGCAAGCCGAAGCACTGCGCGTGGTCCACGCCGACGAGCCCGGCGTCGCCGCCGATTTCGCCGACGTTAAACGCACGGTTGACGAGGCGCTCCAGCTTGTGCGCACCAGCGTCCATGCGCTCAACGACAACGCTGTCGACCTTTCCGTGCAGCTCGAACGCATTGTTGAAGGCGCGCGCTCGGACGGCGGCCCGCAGATTGAGCTTGAAGTTATGGCCGAACATGCACCCGCAAACGTCGCCAACTGCTTTGCGGCGGTCCTGCGCGAGGCGCTCTCCAACACCATGCGCCACGCTTGCGCCCAGACCGTCACTGTACGATGCATGGAGCATCCGTCGTTTTACCAGCTCATCGTTACCGACGATGGCGCGGGCGGGGTCCAGGCAAGCGGCCGCGGCGCCGCGGCGGGCATGGGACTCGCCTCCATGCGCGAGCGCATCGAGGCGCTTGGCGGCACCTTCACCGCCGGCCCGCGTGCCGGCGCCGGCGGCTGGCGCGTGTTTGCCACCGTTCCCAAACAGCAAGGAGATGAGGACCGATGA